In the genome of Nitratireductor sp. GISD-1A_MAKvit, the window TCTGCGAGATTGGCCATGGAAGTGGTGAGACGCGGGTTGGACGAGCCTTCTTCCTGAGCGGCCCGCAGCTTGTCGGCGAGCCTCTGCATCTCTTCCGAGGTGCCGTTGCGGCCTTCAGCAAGGTCGGAACTCAGATCGGTTACGGAGGAAAGCCAGTTTTCGAGCTCTGTATAGAAACGATTCTGGGCCCGGCCTGCCTGAAGGTCGAGAAAGCCAAGGATGAGTGAACCGGAAAGGCCGAAAAGCGAGGACGAGAATGCGGTTCCCATGCCCTCCAGCGGAGCTGAAAGCCCCGATTTCAACGCGTCGAGAACGTCGTTGGCATTGCCGGAGGCTGGGTCAAGCGACTGGATGGTGTCGCCAATCGAGCCAATTGTCTGGAGCAGGCCCCAGAAGGTGCCGAGCAGGCCGAGAAAGACAAGCAGACCGATCAGATAGCGTGATATGTCGCGGCTTTCGTCGAGGCGCGTCGCAATCGAATCAAGGATCGAACGCATGGAACTCGTCGACAGCGCCATGGTTGACGCGCGGCTGAGGAGCGCTTTCATCGGTGCCAGCAGAACCGGGTCGGACGCTTCAGTGCCGGCGCGGAACGAATTGACCCACCGCACCTCACGAAACAGGCGTGTGACCTGTATGAATGCGAGCAGAATGCCGATCAGGAGAACACCCAGAATAAGGCCGTTGAGGCCCGGATTGGTCTGGAAAGCAGAAGCGATCTGTCGGTAGAGAATGGCGGCCACGAAACCCGCAATCGCCAGAAACACCAGCATTGAGTAGAGAAAGACTTGTGGGCTGGACAGCGTTTGCGGGTCGTAGTCAAACGCTACGGATGGATCGGAGTCCTCACGCGATTTCAGCAAAGCCATCAGCTCCTCATACCCATTGCGATCCGGAACCTGCAATGATTCCTGTATCGCGCGGGATTCTAATCGAAATTATGACGAAATTGAAAGCCGCGCGCAGCGTCACGTGATATCGGGATCAGCTTTTGCCCGACGATTGCCTGCTGAGACCGGATTGGTGACTGCGGCGATGATGCCAGATTGCACTGGACGTGCCAAACAGCCTCGCCCCGAGACCGGGCGAGGGCGATAGAGATGCTTGCGCGTGCGTCAGCTCTTCTGAGATGCGGGTTTGGCGAGGGTCTTCAGCATAGCGCGATGAATCGCTTCGTTGCCGGCGACGACCTGACCGGTGTCGAACATTTTGTCGCCGCCGCTCTTGTCGGTGACGAAGCCGCCCGCTTCGCGGACAAGAATGATGCCGGCAGCCGTATCCCAGGGAGAGAGCCATTCCTCCCAGAAACCGTCCATGCGCCCTGCAGCCACATAGGCGAGATCCAGCGCAGCCGAACCGAGACGGCGGATGCCTGCGGTCTCGCCCATGACATTGCGCAGGTCGAGAAGGGCGGTGCCATGGTGGCCACGCCCCAAATGCGGGATGCCGGTGCCGATGACCGCGTCGGAAAGTCTGCCACGCGCCGCGACACGCAGGCGGCGGTCGTTGAGGAAGGCGCCGCCACCGCGCTCGGCAGTGTAAAGCTCATCCATGGCCGGATTGTAGATAACGCCGGCAACGATCTGGCCCTGACGCTCAAGCGCAATCGAGATCGAGAAGATGGGAATGCCATGCAGGAAGTTGGTCGTGCCGTCGAGCGGATCGACGATCCAGCGGTGCTGGGGATCATCGCCCTCGACCGTGCCGCTTTCCTCCATGAGGAAGGAATATCCG includes:
- a CDS encoding inositol monophosphatase; translated protein: MARSAIINVMVQAAMKAGRSLARDFGEVQNLQVSLKGPGDYVSQADRKAEEIIHTELSRARPGYSFLMEESGTVEGDDPQHRWIVDPLDGTTNFLHGIPIFSISIALERQGQIVAGVIYNPAMDELYTAERGGGAFLNDRRLRVAARGRLSDAVIGTGIPHLGRGHHGTALLDLRNVMGETAGIRRLGSAALDLAYVAAGRMDGFWEEWLSPWDTAAGIILVREAGGFVTDKSGGDKMFDTGQVVAGNEAIHRAMLKTLAKPASQKS
- a CDS encoding MotA/TolQ/ExbB proton channel family protein, translating into MALLKSREDSDPSVAFDYDPQTLSSPQVFLYSMLVFLAIAGFVAAILYRQIASAFQTNPGLNGLILGVLLIGILLAFIQVTRLFREVRWVNSFRAGTEASDPVLLAPMKALLSRASTMALSTSSMRSILDSIATRLDESRDISRYLIGLLVFLGLLGTFWGLLQTIGSIGDTIQSLDPASGNANDVLDALKSGLSAPLEGMGTAFSSSLFGLSGSLILGFLDLQAGRAQNRFYTELENWLSSVTDLSSDLAEGRNGTSEEMQRLADKLRAAQEEGSSNPRLTTSMANLAEGISGLVKNMRQEQQMMRDWVEAQANEQKAMRATLEKLSAALKKRDS